The following coding sequences are from one Ancylobacter sp. TS-1 window:
- a CDS encoding MucR family transcriptional regulator, with amino-acid sequence MSEQDASSVDYLGLTADVVAAFVGNNSVPATELPDLIAKVHGALLRLSTPAPAVVEEVLKPAVPVKKSVTPEFIICLEDGLKFKSLKRHLRTKYNLTPEEYRAKWGLPNDYPMVAPSYAEARSNLAKKMGLGQQRKKPVAPVPAKGRGRAKKVV; translated from the coding sequence ATGTCGGAACAGGACGCTTCGTCGGTCGACTATCTCGGCCTCACTGCTGATGTCGTCGCCGCCTTCGTGGGCAACAATTCGGTTCCCGCCACCGAGCTTCCCGATCTGATCGCCAAGGTTCACGGCGCGCTGCTTCGCCTTTCCACCCCGGCTCCCGCCGTGGTCGAGGAAGTGCTGAAGCCCGCCGTCCCGGTCAAGAAGTCGGTCACGCCGGAATTCATCATCTGCCTTGAGGACGGGCTGAAGTTCAAGTCGCTCAAGCGCCATCTGCGCACCAAGTACAACCTGACGCCCGAGGAATACCGGGCCAAGTGGGGCCTGCCCAACGATTACCCGATGGTCGCCCCGAGCTATGCCGAGGCGCGCTCCAACCTTGCCAAGAAGATGGGCCTCGGCCAGCAGCGCAAGAAGCCTGTGGCGCCGGTGCCGGCCAAGGGTCGCGGCCGCGCCAAGAAGGTGGTCTGA
- a CDS encoding tripartite tricarboxylate transporter TctB family protein — MEQSHHGAETGPKQRTIEVGTALLTLVFGLIVLYGSIIVGFGWGSDGPQAGFFPFYVGLIICVCSIINLVQGAREDPEPLFAEYGQLRQVLKVLIPACIYVALVPFLGIYLPSVALILIFMIWLGHYGWPLSLAVALGVPAFFYITLERWFLIPLPKGPIEAMLGL; from the coding sequence ATGGAACAGTCTCACCACGGAGCCGAGACGGGACCGAAGCAACGTACCATCGAGGTCGGTACGGCGCTGCTGACCCTGGTATTCGGCCTCATCGTCCTCTACGGCAGCATTATCGTCGGCTTCGGGTGGGGCTCGGACGGCCCGCAGGCTGGCTTCTTCCCCTTCTATGTCGGCCTCATCATCTGCGTCTGCAGCATCATCAATCTGGTGCAGGGCGCGCGCGAGGATCCGGAGCCGCTCTTCGCCGAGTACGGCCAGCTTCGCCAGGTGCTGAAGGTTCTGATTCCGGCCTGCATCTATGTGGCGCTGGTCCCCTTCCTCGGCATCTATCTTCCTTCCGTTGCGCTCATCCTCATCTTCATGATCTGGCTGGGCCATTACGGCTGGCCGCTGTCGCTGGCCGTCGCCCTCGGCGTACCGGCCTTCTTCTACATCACGCTTGAGCGCTGGTTCCTGATTCCGCTCCCGAAGGGGCCGATCGAGGCCATGCTCGGACTCTGA
- the pgl gene encoding 6-phosphogluconolactonase: MPGFHEFSDGTALARALADHVGAALTARVARDGMASLAVSGGRTPTRFFEELSTRDLPWNKIAVTLVDERWVRETSDRSNARLVRQHLLINRAAGAKFVPLANDAPTPEDGLFAVNEALEDLSWPLAVAILGMGDDGHTASFFPDGDHLEEAIDPDAALGLIPMRAPNAGEPRITLTLPVLLAADALALHIEGEAKRPVLEQALGEGPATDMPIRAVLRAPRPLDIFWAP; this comes from the coding sequence GTGCCGGGATTTCACGAATTCAGCGACGGGACCGCTCTGGCCCGGGCGCTGGCGGATCATGTCGGCGCCGCGCTGACGGCCCGCGTCGCGCGCGACGGCATGGCGAGCCTTGCCGTCTCCGGCGGGCGCACGCCCACCCGCTTCTTCGAGGAGCTTTCCACCCGCGACCTGCCCTGGAACAAGATCGCGGTGACGCTGGTCGACGAGCGCTGGGTGCGCGAGACCTCGGACCGCTCCAATGCGCGCCTCGTGCGCCAGCATCTGCTGATCAACCGGGCGGCCGGCGCGAAATTCGTGCCGCTGGCCAATGACGCGCCGACCCCCGAGGACGGGCTGTTCGCCGTCAACGAGGCGCTGGAAGACCTGTCCTGGCCGCTCGCGGTGGCCATCCTCGGCATGGGCGACGACGGCCACACCGCCTCCTTTTTCCCCGATGGCGACCATCTGGAAGAGGCGATCGACCCGGACGCCGCGCTCGGCCTGATCCCGATGCGCGCGCCCAATGCCGGCGAGCCGCGCATCACCCTGACCCTGCCGGTGCTGCTGGCCGCCGACGCGCTGGCGCTCCACATCGAGGGCGAGGCCAAGCGCCCGGTGCTGGAGCAGGCGCTCGGCGAGGGTCCGGCCACCGACATGCCGATCCGCGCCGTGCTGCGGGCGCCGCGCCCGCTCGACATTTTCTGGGCGCCCTGA
- a CDS encoding glutamine amidotransferase, producing MASAAASLPVLIVLHQEHSSPGRIGRLLVERGYGLDIRRPCMGDALPATLAGHAGAIVFGGPQSANDCHDYVRAEIEWIGVPLSERKPYLGICLGAQMLARHLGARVAPHPEGLVEIGYYPVRATAAGSALLAAEAGTPGPAWPGHVYHWHREGFELAAGADLLAEGPTFPNQAFRYGPAAYGIQFHPEVTFRMMYRWTARAGDRLGQPGARPRPAHFYGRLQHDRRIRLWLDAFLDHWLSSGALPAG from the coding sequence ATGGCTTCCGCTGCTGCATCGCTTCCCGTGCTGATCGTGCTCCACCAGGAGCATTCCTCCCCCGGCCGGATCGGCCGGCTGCTGGTCGAGCGCGGCTATGGGCTGGACATAAGGCGCCCCTGCATGGGGGACGCGCTGCCCGCGACCCTGGCCGGCCATGCCGGCGCCATCGTCTTCGGCGGGCCGCAGAGCGCCAATGACTGCCATGACTATGTGCGCGCCGAGATCGAGTGGATCGGCGTGCCGCTGAGCGAGCGCAAGCCCTATCTCGGCATCTGCCTCGGCGCCCAGATGCTGGCGCGCCATCTCGGCGCGCGCGTGGCCCCGCATCCCGAGGGGCTGGTGGAGATCGGCTATTACCCGGTGCGGGCGACCGCCGCCGGCTCGGCGCTGCTGGCGGCCGAGGCCGGCACGCCCGGCCCCGCCTGGCCGGGCCATGTCTATCACTGGCACCGCGAGGGCTTCGAGCTTGCCGCCGGCGCCGACCTGCTGGCCGAGGGGCCGACCTTCCCGAACCAGGCCTTCCGCTACGGGCCGGCCGCCTATGGCATCCAGTTCCACCCGGAAGTGACGTTCCGCATGATGTATCGCTGGACCGCGCGGGCCGGCGACCGGCTTGGCCAGCCCGGCGCACGTCCGCGGCCGGCGCATTTCTACGGCCGGCTCCAGCATGACCGCCGCATCCGGCTCTGGCTCGACGCCTTTCTCGATCACTGGCTGTCGAGCGGCGCGCTGCCGGCGGGCTAG
- a CDS encoding tripartite tricarboxylate transporter permease, whose amino-acid sequence MIAENFTFLYHGFGIASDPFNILLMAIGILLGVIIGVLPGLGGANGVAILLPLTFSMSPTSAIILLTCIYWGALFGGAITSVLFNIPGEPWSVATTFDGHPMARSGRAGEALTAAFTSSFVGAFFAIVMITLIAPLVAQFALQFGPAEKFAVYFLAFASFVGMSKEPPAKTIVSMMIGFALAAVGLDMVTGQLRLTFGITELLNGFDFLIAVIGLFGIGEILLTMEEGLEFRGKAAKIDPKVVWKTWKTLPKYWVTSLRSCIIGCWMGITPAGATPASFMAYGIAKRMSKNGKNFGNGEIEGVVAPETAAHAAGTAAMLPMLALGVPGSPTAAVLLGGLLIWGLQPGPMLFVEQAEFVWGLIASMYLGNIVGLILVLTTVPLFASILRIPFSIIAPVILVICAIGAYTVNNNVFDVIMMMVFGVLGYLLKKTNYPLAPLVLAIVLGDSAEEAFRQALLSSGGAISVFWSNGLVSSIMGLGVVAGIWPLIGLLFGKLRGNSAQPA is encoded by the coding sequence ATGATTGCTGAGAATTTCACCTTTCTCTACCACGGGTTCGGCATCGCCTCCGACCCGTTCAACATCCTGCTGATGGCCATCGGCATTCTGCTCGGTGTCATCATCGGCGTGCTGCCGGGCCTCGGCGGCGCCAACGGCGTCGCCATCCTGCTGCCGCTCACCTTCTCGATGTCGCCGACCTCGGCGATCATCCTGTTGACCTGCATCTACTGGGGCGCCCTGTTCGGCGGCGCCATCACCTCGGTGCTGTTCAACATTCCGGGTGAGCCGTGGTCGGTGGCCACGACCTTCGACGGTCATCCCATGGCGCGGTCGGGACGCGCGGGCGAAGCCCTGACGGCGGCGTTCACCTCGTCCTTCGTCGGTGCCTTCTTCGCGATCGTCATGATCACGCTGATCGCGCCGCTGGTGGCACAGTTCGCGCTCCAGTTCGGCCCGGCCGAGAAATTCGCGGTGTACTTCCTCGCCTTTGCCTCCTTCGTGGGCATGAGCAAGGAGCCGCCGGCCAAGACCATCGTCTCCATGATGATCGGCTTCGCGCTCGCCGCGGTCGGCCTCGACATGGTGACCGGCCAGCTGCGCCTGACCTTCGGCATCACCGAACTGCTCAACGGCTTCGACTTCCTCATCGCGGTCATCGGTCTCTTCGGCATCGGCGAGATCCTGCTCACGATGGAAGAAGGCCTGGAGTTCCGCGGCAAGGCGGCGAAGATCGACCCGAAGGTGGTGTGGAAAACCTGGAAGACGCTGCCCAAGTACTGGGTGACGTCCCTGCGCTCCTGCATCATCGGCTGCTGGATGGGCATCACGCCCGCCGGTGCGACGCCGGCCTCCTTCATGGCCTATGGCATCGCCAAGCGCATGTCGAAGAACGGCAAGAACTTCGGCAATGGCGAGATCGAGGGCGTCGTCGCCCCCGAGACCGCCGCTCACGCTGCCGGTACGGCCGCCATGCTGCCGATGCTGGCGCTGGGTGTCCCCGGTTCGCCGACCGCCGCGGTTCTGCTCGGCGGCCTGCTGATCTGGGGTCTGCAGCCCGGTCCGATGCTGTTCGTCGAGCAGGCCGAATTCGTGTGGGGCCTCATCGCCTCCATGTATCTCGGCAACATCGTCGGCCTCATCCTCGTGCTGACCACGGTGCCGCTGTTCGCCTCGATCCTGCGTATCCCCTTCTCGATCATCGCTCCGGTGATCCTGGTGATCTGCGCGATCGGTGCCTACACGGTGAACAACAACGTGTTCGACGTGATCATGATGATGGTGTTCGGCGTCCTCGGCTATCTGCTGAAGAAGACGAACTACCCGCTCGCGCCGCTGGTTCTGGCGATCGTTCTCGGCGACAGTGCCGAGGAAGCCTTCCGCCAGGCCCTGCTCTCCTCGGGCGGCGCCATCTCGGTGTTCTGGTCGAACGGTCTCGTGTCCTCGATCATGGGCCTCGGCGTCGTCGCCGGCATCTGGCCGCTGATCGGCCTGCTCTTCGGCAAGCTGCGCGGTAACTCCGCCCAGCCGGCCTGA
- a CDS encoding TerB family tellurite resistance protein, translating into MLRSLTDFIAEIAGGGRDTVAFAENDYRLAAAALLVHVVTIDGVIGADEMGRLRAILGAQFSLTDAESERLLQAAIARDAEAVDLYAFTSVLNRAMDEDGRKRVVEMMFEVAYADGGLTEFEDNLVWRAAELLNVSSRERVQIRKRVRDDAED; encoded by the coding sequence ATGCTGCGCTCGTTGACCGATTTCATCGCCGAGATCGCTGGCGGCGGACGCGATACCGTCGCCTTCGCCGAGAACGACTACCGGCTGGCCGCCGCGGCGCTGCTGGTGCATGTCGTGACCATTGACGGGGTGATCGGTGCCGACGAGATGGGCAGGCTGCGGGCGATCCTGGGCGCGCAGTTCAGCCTGACCGACGCCGAATCCGAGCGGCTGCTGCAGGCGGCGATCGCCCGCGACGCCGAGGCGGTCGACCTCTACGCCTTCACCAGCGTGCTGAACCGCGCCATGGACGAGGACGGCCGCAAGCGCGTCGTCGAAATGATGTTCGAGGTCGCCTATGCCGATGGCGGCCTGACCGAATTCGAGGACAATCTGGTCTGGCGCGCGGCTGAGCTGCTCAATGTCAGCTCGCGCGAGCGGGTGCAGATCCGCAAGCGGGTGCGCGACGACGCCGAAGACTGA
- a CDS encoding TenA family protein, producing the protein MSFSEEMRARNAQEWEAATGHRFVEEIFAGAVPPEVMRRYLTQDYQFIDGFVALLGMAIATADRFESRIRFAQFAAMITSDENTYFQRSFDALGVPQAERAHPVLTAPTIGFQALMRDAAASRDYAACLAVLTVAEWIYLSWADRPGAALPPDFVHAEWITLHNNDGFRAFVTWLRGELDRVGAAVDPESRATAAAFFSRAVTLERAFFDHIYA; encoded by the coding sequence ATGAGCTTCAGCGAGGAAATGCGCGCGCGCAACGCGCAGGAGTGGGAGGCCGCCACCGGCCACCGCTTCGTCGAGGAGATCTTCGCCGGCGCGGTGCCGCCGGAGGTGATGCGCCGCTATCTGACGCAGGACTACCAGTTCATCGACGGCTTCGTCGCGCTCCTCGGCATGGCCATCGCCACCGCCGACCGATTCGAATCGCGCATCCGCTTCGCCCAGTTCGCGGCGATGATCACTTCGGACGAGAACACCTATTTCCAGCGCTCCTTCGACGCGCTCGGCGTGCCGCAGGCCGAGCGCGCGCACCCCGTGCTCACCGCGCCGACGATCGGCTTCCAGGCGCTGATGCGCGACGCCGCCGCCAGCCGCGACTATGCCGCCTGCCTCGCCGTGCTCACCGTCGCCGAATGGATCTATCTCTCCTGGGCCGACCGCCCGGGCGCGGCGCTGCCGCCGGACTTCGTGCACGCCGAATGGATCACGCTGCACAATAATGACGGCTTCCGCGCCTTCGTGACCTGGCTGCGCGGGGAACTCGACCGCGTCGGCGCCGCCGTCGATCCCGAAAGCCGCGCCACCGCCGCCGCCTTCTTCTCGCGCGCGGTGACGCTCGAGCGCGCCTTCTTCGATCACATCTACGCCTGA
- the zwf gene encoding glucose-6-phosphate dehydrogenase: MTSRVIPVAPFTLTVFGATGDLSRRKLIPALFHRDLDGQIPDDASIIGVSRRHLSDDEFRGFAHQALNDHIPASELQGPEVQRFLSRLTYVTADADGDPGWAELAARVESQPEHIPVYYLATAPHLFGPICERLGKFGLAAKGRVVIEKPIGKDLKSALALNEQVGRIFPEDRVYRIDHYLGKETVQNLMALRFANALFEPLWNNAHIDHVQITVAEALGVEERAGYYDTAGAMRDMVQNHILQLLCLVAMEPPSSLDADSVRDEKLKVLRALKPVDDHNVAALTVRGQYRAGASAGGAVPGYLEELGSATSSTETFVAVKAEVENWRWAGVPFYLRTGKRLASRVSEIVVGFKPVPHSVFDANAGPIESNRLVIRLQPDEGVKLWLMIKDPGPGGIRLTHVPLDMSFAKAFKVRNPDAYERLILDVVRGNQTLFMRRDEVEAAWRWVDPILAAWRGAKEPPRPYTAGTWGPSASIALIERDGRTWLEDGA, encoded by the coding sequence ATGACAAGTCGCGTGATCCCGGTGGCTCCCTTCACCCTCACGGTCTTCGGCGCAACGGGCGACCTGTCCCGGCGCAAGCTGATTCCCGCCCTCTTCCATCGCGACCTGGACGGCCAGATCCCGGACGACGCCTCGATCATCGGCGTCTCGCGCCGGCACCTGAGCGACGACGAGTTCCGCGGCTTCGCCCATCAGGCGCTCAACGACCACATCCCCGCTTCCGAGCTTCAGGGGCCCGAGGTGCAGCGCTTCCTCTCGCGCCTCACCTATGTCACCGCAGATGCCGATGGCGATCCCGGCTGGGCCGAGCTTGCCGCGCGCGTCGAGAGCCAGCCTGAGCACATCCCCGTCTACTATCTCGCCACCGCGCCGCATCTGTTCGGCCCGATCTGCGAGCGGCTCGGCAAGTTCGGCCTGGCGGCGAAGGGGCGCGTCGTCATCGAGAAGCCGATCGGCAAGGACCTCAAATCGGCCCTCGCGCTGAACGAGCAGGTCGGCCGCATCTTCCCGGAAGACCGGGTCTACCGCATCGACCATTATCTCGGGAAGGAGACGGTGCAGAACCTGATGGCGCTGCGCTTCGCCAACGCCCTGTTCGAGCCGCTGTGGAACAACGCCCATATCGACCACGTGCAGATCACCGTGGCCGAGGCGCTCGGCGTCGAGGAGCGCGCGGGCTATTACGACACCGCCGGCGCCATGCGCGACATGGTGCAGAACCACATCCTCCAGCTTCTCTGCCTCGTCGCCATGGAGCCGCCCTCCTCGCTCGACGCCGATTCGGTGCGCGACGAGAAGCTCAAGGTTCTGCGCGCCCTCAAGCCTGTCGACGACCACAACGTTGCCGCTCTCACCGTGCGCGGCCAGTACCGCGCCGGCGCCTCGGCCGGCGGCGCGGTGCCCGGCTATCTGGAGGAACTCGGCTCGGCCACCAGCAGCACCGAAACCTTCGTCGCCGTGAAGGCGGAGGTGGAGAACTGGCGCTGGGCCGGCGTGCCCTTCTATCTGCGCACCGGCAAGCGCCTCGCCTCGCGCGTCTCGGAGATCGTGGTCGGCTTCAAGCCGGTGCCGCATTCGGTGTTCGATGCCAATGCCGGCCCCATCGAATCGAACCGGCTCGTCATCCGCCTTCAGCCGGACGAGGGCGTGAAGCTTTGGCTGATGATCAAGGACCCCGGCCCGGGCGGCATTCGCCTCACCCATGTGCCGCTCGACATGAGCTTCGCCAAGGCGTTCAAGGTCCGCAACCCGGACGCCTATGAGCGCCTCATCCTCGATGTGGTGCGCGGCAACCAGACCCTGTTCATGCGCCGCGACGAGGTCGAGGCGGCGTGGCGCTGGGTCGACCCGATCCTCGCCGCCTGGCGCGGCGCCAAGGAGCCGCCGCGTCCCTACACCGCCGGCACCTGGGGTCCCTCGGCATCCATCGCCCTCATCGAGCGCGACGGCCGCACGTGGCTGGAAGACGGCGCCTGA
- a CDS encoding HPP family protein: MRHYIHRHQPPHKPHTALLAGIGAMIAIGVTGAISFHAGAPLLIAPFGASSVLLFSVPNSPLSQPANVVGGHLLATAVAVALHMVLPGTWWAAAIAVGVAISLMALLRVTHPPAGADPLLVFASDPGWSFVLMPVGVGAVALVVIAALFHRFTGTTYPLRAP; the protein is encoded by the coding sequence ATGCGCCATTATATTCATCGCCACCAGCCTCCCCACAAGCCGCATACCGCGCTGCTCGCCGGCATCGGCGCCATGATCGCCATCGGCGTCACCGGCGCGATCAGTTTTCACGCGGGCGCCCCGCTGCTCATCGCCCCCTTCGGCGCCAGCAGCGTGCTGCTGTTCTCGGTGCCGAACAGCCCGCTGTCGCAGCCGGCCAATGTGGTCGGCGGCCACCTTCTGGCGACGGCGGTCGCCGTGGCGCTGCACATGGTGCTGCCGGGCACCTGGTGGGCGGCGGCCATCGCGGTCGGGGTGGCGATTTCCCTGATGGCGCTGCTGCGCGTCACCCATCCCCCGGCGGGGGCCGACCCGCTGCTGGTCTTCGCCTCCGATCCGGGCTGGAGCTTCGTGCTGATGCCGGTCGGCGTCGGCGCGGTGGCGCTGGTGGTCATCGCCGCTCTGTTCCACCGCTTCACCGGCACGACCTATCCGCTCCGGGCGCCCTGA
- a CDS encoding tripartite tricarboxylate transporter substrate binding protein, whose protein sequence is MKHLHALGLGAVTALGMSALSMLPAAAAWEPTKPVEFIVPAGTGGGADQMARTLQGIIAKHDLMSTQLVVINKSGGAGGEGFLDVKSAKGNPHKIVITLSNLFTTPLATGIPFNWKDLTPVAMLALDEFVLWVNAQEPYKTAQEYEAAIKAAPDNTFKMGGTGSKQEDQIITVAIQKALGKKLTYIPYKGGGEVAVQLVGGHINSSVNNPIEAVSQWRGDKLRPLCVFDSKPLPYTDKILGDLSWSSVPTCKSAGLDVEYLMLRGIFMPPGVSQEQVDYFVNLFKKVRETAEWKQLMKDGAFNQTFMAGDEFKAWVEQSETIHKGLMQEAGFIAGN, encoded by the coding sequence ATGAAACATCTGCATGCTCTCGGCCTCGGTGCCGTGACCGCTCTTGGCATGTCCGCGCTGTCCATGCTGCCCGCCGCGGCGGCGTGGGAGCCCACCAAGCCGGTGGAGTTCATCGTGCCCGCCGGTACCGGCGGTGGCGCCGACCAGATGGCCCGCACGCTTCAGGGCATCATTGCCAAGCACGACCTGATGTCGACCCAGCTCGTCGTCATCAACAAGTCCGGCGGCGCCGGCGGCGAGGGCTTCCTCGACGTGAAGAGCGCCAAGGGCAATCCGCACAAGATCGTCATCACGCTCTCCAACCTGTTCACCACCCCGCTGGCGACCGGCATTCCCTTCAACTGGAAGGATCTGACCCCGGTCGCGATGCTCGCCCTCGACGAATTCGTCCTGTGGGTGAACGCGCAGGAGCCCTACAAGACGGCTCAGGAATATGAAGCCGCGATCAAGGCGGCTCCGGACAACACCTTCAAGATGGGCGGCACTGGCTCCAAGCAGGAAGACCAGATCATCACCGTCGCCATCCAGAAGGCGCTCGGCAAGAAGCTGACCTACATCCCGTACAAGGGCGGCGGCGAGGTTGCGGTGCAGCTGGTCGGCGGTCACATCAACTCGTCGGTCAACAACCCGATCGAGGCCGTCTCCCAGTGGCGCGGCGACAAGCTGCGTCCGCTCTGCGTGTTCGACTCCAAGCCGCTGCCCTACACCGACAAGATCCTCGGCGATCTGTCCTGGTCCTCGGTTCCGACCTGCAAGTCGGCTGGCCTCGACGTCGAATACCTCATGCTGCGTGGCATCTTCATGCCCCCGGGCGTGAGCCAGGAGCAGGTCGACTACTTCGTCAACCTGTTCAAGAAGGTCCGCGAGACCGCCGAGTGGAAGCAGCTCATGAAGGATGGTGCCTTCAACCAGACCTTCATGGCCGGCGACGAGTTCAAGGCGTGGGTCGAGCAGTCCGAGACGATCCACAAGGGCCTGATGCAGGAAGCCGGCTTCATTGCCGGCAACTGA
- a CDS encoding GntR family transcriptional regulator: protein MMSVESTIRRVNGGAAKLSVAPLEDTSTFKNRAYAALKEVIVSLNIYDQSNEVRLDERQLAQSLGVSRTPVREAMAQLEREGFVHSVPRRGIYVVRKTKREVIEMIQVWAALESLAARLITLHASDDEIGRLRRMFASFDDGAPHAKLDEYSEINIQFHQTIIAMGGNGILVNLAENLFTHMRMIRRKTIGEEDRADRSIQDHLAIIQALEARDTAAAEALVRNHALGLADHVSRYADYLE from the coding sequence ATGATGAGCGTCGAGAGCACCATCCGCCGCGTGAACGGGGGAGCCGCGAAGCTCTCCGTCGCTCCGCTCGAGGACACCTCCACCTTCAAGAATCGCGCCTATGCCGCGCTGAAGGAGGTCATCGTCTCGCTCAACATCTACGACCAGAGCAACGAAGTCCGGCTCGACGAACGCCAGCTCGCCCAGAGCCTCGGCGTCAGTCGCACGCCGGTGCGCGAGGCGATGGCGCAGCTGGAGCGCGAAGGCTTCGTCCATTCGGTGCCGCGCCGCGGCATCTATGTGGTGCGCAAGACCAAGCGCGAAGTCATCGAGATGATCCAGGTATGGGCGGCGCTGGAGAGCCTCGCCGCACGCCTGATCACGCTGCACGCCAGCGATGACGAGATCGGCCGCCTTCGCCGGATGTTCGCCTCCTTCGACGACGGCGCGCCGCATGCCAAGCTCGACGAATATTCCGAGATCAACATCCAGTTCCACCAGACCATCATCGCGATGGGCGGCAACGGAATCCTCGTCAATCTGGCGGAGAACCTGTTCACCCACATGCGCATGATCCGCCGCAAGACGATCGGCGAGGAGGACCGGGCGGACCGCTCGATCCAGGACCATCTCGCCATCATCCAGGCGCTGGAGGCGCGCGACACTGCCGCCGCCGAGGCGCTGGTGCGCAACCATGCGCTGGGCCTTGCCGACCACGTGTCGCGCTACGCCGACTATCTGGAGTGA
- a CDS encoding SDR family oxidoreductase: protein MPDAPLPPRSPFRLDGRVALVTGAGRGLGFEMAKALALAGATVAINGRNRERLDAAAAAIAQAGGRPVRAMAFDVADSEAGTAAIAALARDERRLDILVNNVGARDRRPLQDFTAEEAARLLATDLVAPMMLARAAAGHMVAHRHGRLITVTSIAGHVANRNDPVYTAAKAGLTGLMRALAVDYAREGITSNAIAPGMFATETNEGLVRDAQFSAFVDIRVPVGRWGRPHEIGAAAVFLASDEASFVNGHVLTVDGGQTVRM from the coding sequence ATGCCAGACGCTCCCCTGCCCCCTCGCAGCCCGTTCCGCCTCGACGGGCGGGTCGCCCTCGTCACCGGCGCCGGGCGCGGGCTGGGCTTCGAGATGGCGAAGGCACTGGCGCTGGCCGGCGCCACGGTGGCGATCAACGGGCGCAATCGCGAGCGGCTCGACGCCGCGGCGGCGGCAATCGCGCAGGCCGGCGGCCGCCCGGTCCGCGCCATGGCCTTCGACGTCGCCGACAGCGAGGCCGGGACGGCGGCCATCGCCGCCCTTGCCCGCGACGAGCGCCGGCTCGACATTCTGGTCAACAATGTCGGCGCCCGCGACCGCCGCCCGCTGCAGGACTTCACCGCCGAGGAGGCGGCCCGCCTGCTCGCCACCGATCTGGTGGCGCCGATGATGCTGGCGCGCGCGGCGGCCGGGCACATGGTAGCGCACCGGCACGGGCGGCTGATCACCGTCACCTCCATTGCCGGCCATGTCGCCAATCGCAACGACCCCGTCTACACCGCCGCCAAGGCCGGCCTGACCGGGCTGATGCGCGCCCTCGCGGTCGATTATGCGCGCGAGGGCATCACCAGCAACGCCATCGCCCCCGGCATGTTCGCCACCGAGACCAATGAGGGGCTGGTGCGGGACGCGCAGTTCTCCGCCTTCGTCGACATCCGCGTGCCGGTCGGGCGCTGGGGCCGCCCGCACGAGATCGGCGCGGCGGCCGTCTTCCTTGCCTCGGACGAGGCCTCCTTCGTCAACGGCCATGTGCTGACGGTGGATGGCGGGCAGACGGTGCGGATGTAG